Proteins encoded together in one Mycobacterium sp. MS1601 window:
- a CDS encoding pyridoxamine 5'-phosphate oxidase family protein, with protein MSNQTQLATVLPESTCWDLLSSVSLGRLITSVDGEPEVFPVNFAVQDRTLLFRTAGGTKLVSTAINHNVTFEADGHEHTQGWSVIVKGFARILSTDDEIDVAEQAGLRPWVDADKQHFVRIRPLRVSGRRFQFDRPASAPRDESSSAPAGHPRWRPPLPRRLGPDSLRDV; from the coding sequence ATGTCCAACCAAACCCAACTCGCCACCGTCCTACCGGAGAGCACCTGCTGGGATCTGTTGTCCAGCGTCTCGCTAGGCCGCCTCATCACCAGTGTTGACGGCGAACCCGAAGTGTTCCCGGTCAACTTCGCCGTTCAGGACCGCACTCTGTTGTTCCGGACCGCCGGAGGAACGAAGCTGGTCAGCACCGCCATCAATCACAACGTCACCTTCGAGGCGGACGGCCACGAGCACACTCAAGGCTGGAGCGTCATCGTCAAGGGGTTCGCAAGGATTCTGTCCACCGACGACGAGATCGACGTTGCAGAGCAGGCCGGGCTGCGGCCATGGGTGGACGCGGACAAACAACATTTCGTCCGCATTCGTCCGCTGCGGGTCAGCGGTCGCCGGTTCCAGTTCGACCGCCCGGCAAGCGCGCCCAGAGATGAGAGTTCTAGCGCACCCGCTGGCCATCCCCGCTGGCGGCCGCCGCTGCCGCGTCGGCTTGGGCCAGATTCTCTACGCGACGTTTGA
- a CDS encoding STAS/SEC14 domain-containing protein, giving the protein MIEVLPDTPEGVTGIRVSGKLTGDDIREFRPTMQQLLDTDEIRFVEVIDSDYRGFGPGGLTEDLKQGFGVVFQHHSSFKRMAVVTDKEWIAHALHALAWMVPGELKLFGLDELEQAKEWSAG; this is encoded by the coding sequence ATGATCGAGGTACTACCCGACACCCCCGAGGGTGTCACCGGCATCCGCGTCTCCGGCAAGCTCACCGGTGACGACATCCGCGAGTTCAGACCCACGATGCAACAGCTTCTCGACACCGACGAGATCCGGTTCGTCGAGGTCATCGACAGCGACTACCGGGGCTTTGGACCCGGCGGTCTCACCGAGGACCTCAAACAGGGTTTCGGTGTTGTGTTCCAGCACCATTCGTCCTTCAAGCGCATGGCGGTGGTCACCGACAAGGAGTGGATAGCGCACGCCCTGCACGCCTTGGCCTGGATGGTTCCCGGCGAACTGAAACTGTTCGGCCTCGACGAGCTCGAACAAGCCAAGGAGTGGTCCGCCGGTTAA
- the ppsA gene encoding phosphoenolpyruvate synthase, translated as MHEDRYVKNIAELGITDAEEAGGKGANMGELVSAGLPVPPGFVLLRGAYVESMRAAGVDAELRALHDEALHAVADSGRLTELCGRMQELVHKGGLADDVVEAALSAYQRLGRGCVVAVRSSATGEDGRDASFAGMNATLTNIAGETSLREAVVRCWMSLFSPRVVAYRASKHFTAEPAMAVVVQQMVQSEKAGVAFTADPSTGAPDRVVIEAAYGLGEVVVSGAVEPDTYVVAKDTLEVLDVRVGRQGFKIVRGSDGHDQRVTLDADLAGARVLDDVELRRVADLAVSAERHNGCPQDTEWAISNGQTYLVQARPITTLRQASTLTPDDHAVLVRGLAAAPGLGSGPVTVLADPGEGDRLRDGDVLVAQMTNPDWLPTIRRAAGLVTDTGGMTCHAAIVARELGVPCVVGARSATTDLHDGLTVTVDGTRGRVLAGKIEVADPAGVGAVVDRYGPQPHVAEVTATRVYVNLAMPDTAEAAAALDCDGVGLLRAEFMLTQALSGRHPRALIASGKQASLVDAMVASLSRIAAAFSPRPVIYRATDFRTNEFRNLAGGDSYEPLEHNPMIGYRGCYRYVSDPSLFDLELQVLARVREQFPNLQLMIPFVRTKWELERCLDLVDASPLGRQRGLHRWVMAEVPSVVHWLPEYIGLGIDGVSIGSNDLTQLLLGVDRDSEICAELFDESDPAVLHAIRRIIHTANKFGITSSLCGQAPSTDPAFAEYLVRMGITSVSVNPDAVDGARRAIGAAERRVLLDAAR; from the coding sequence ATGCACGAGGACCGCTATGTCAAGAACATCGCTGAGCTGGGGATCACCGACGCCGAGGAGGCGGGCGGCAAAGGCGCCAACATGGGTGAGCTGGTGTCGGCCGGTTTGCCTGTCCCACCGGGCTTCGTCCTGCTCCGCGGCGCCTACGTCGAATCGATGCGCGCTGCCGGTGTTGATGCCGAACTGCGTGCGCTGCACGACGAAGCGCTGCACGCCGTCGCAGACTCCGGTCGTCTCACCGAGCTGTGCGGACGAATGCAGGAACTTGTCCACAAAGGGGGGTTGGCCGACGACGTGGTCGAGGCGGCGCTGTCGGCTTACCAACGACTCGGGAGGGGATGTGTTGTCGCGGTCCGTTCCTCGGCGACGGGGGAAGACGGTCGCGATGCCTCCTTCGCCGGGATGAATGCGACGCTGACCAACATCGCCGGTGAAACTTCGTTGCGCGAAGCCGTTGTGCGGTGCTGGATGTCACTCTTCTCGCCACGTGTGGTGGCCTACCGCGCGAGCAAGCATTTCACTGCCGAACCGGCAATGGCCGTGGTGGTGCAGCAGATGGTTCAATCGGAGAAAGCCGGTGTGGCGTTCACCGCGGACCCTAGCACCGGTGCTCCGGACCGAGTGGTGATCGAGGCTGCCTACGGGCTGGGTGAGGTGGTGGTGTCCGGCGCCGTGGAACCGGATACCTATGTGGTGGCCAAGGACACGCTCGAGGTGCTGGACGTCCGGGTCGGGCGGCAGGGTTTCAAGATCGTCCGCGGGTCCGACGGCCATGACCAACGCGTCACCCTGGACGCGGACCTGGCCGGCGCCCGGGTACTCGACGACGTTGAGTTGAGGCGCGTGGCCGATCTGGCGGTCAGCGCCGAGCGCCACAACGGATGCCCCCAGGACACCGAGTGGGCGATCAGCAACGGACAGACCTACCTGGTGCAGGCTCGTCCCATCACCACACTGCGCCAGGCGTCCACCCTGACACCCGACGATCACGCCGTACTGGTACGCGGACTGGCGGCCGCACCGGGGCTCGGTTCTGGACCGGTCACAGTGCTCGCGGATCCCGGCGAGGGCGACCGCCTTCGTGACGGGGACGTCCTGGTTGCCCAGATGACCAATCCGGACTGGCTCCCGACCATCCGCCGGGCCGCGGGACTGGTGACCGACACCGGCGGCATGACCTGCCACGCCGCCATCGTGGCCAGGGAGCTGGGGGTGCCGTGCGTGGTAGGCGCACGTAGTGCGACCACTGACCTGCATGACGGCCTGACGGTGACTGTCGACGGCACCCGGGGACGCGTCCTCGCGGGGAAGATCGAGGTGGCGGACCCGGCCGGCGTCGGTGCGGTGGTGGATCGGTACGGGCCGCAACCACATGTCGCGGAGGTGACGGCCACCAGGGTGTACGTCAACCTGGCGATGCCGGACACCGCTGAGGCTGCCGCGGCGCTGGACTGTGACGGCGTGGGGCTGCTGCGTGCGGAATTCATGCTGACGCAGGCTTTGAGCGGCAGGCACCCCCGTGCTCTGATCGCGAGCGGCAAGCAGGCTTCACTGGTGGACGCGATGGTCGCGTCACTGAGTCGGATCGCCGCGGCCTTCTCGCCCCGCCCGGTGATATACCGCGCCACCGACTTTCGTACCAACGAGTTCCGCAATCTCGCCGGTGGCGACTCCTACGAGCCGCTGGAACACAATCCGATGATTGGCTACCGGGGGTGTTACCGCTATGTCAGCGACCCGAGCTTGTTCGATCTGGAGCTGCAGGTCCTGGCGCGGGTTCGAGAACAGTTCCCGAATCTTCAACTCATGATTCCGTTTGTGCGGACCAAATGGGAGTTGGAACGGTGCTTGGATCTGGTGGACGCCAGTCCGCTCGGCCGACAGCGCGGTCTGCACCGCTGGGTGATGGCCGAAGTGCCCTCGGTGGTGCACTGGTTGCCGGAATACATCGGCCTCGGTATCGACGGCGTGTCGATCGGCAGCAACGACCTGACGCAGCTGCTGTTGGGCGTAGACCGGGATTCCGAGATCTGTGCGGAGTTGTTCGACGAATCCGATCCGGCGGTTCTCCATGCTATCCGCCGGATCATCCACACCGCCAACAAGTTCGGGATCACGTCCTCCTTGTGCGGGCAGGCGCCGTCGACCGATCCCGCCTTTGCCGAGTACCTCGTGCGAATGGGCATCACTTCGGTATCTGTCAATCCGGACGCCGTGGATGGCGCTCGACGCGCGATCGGCGCCGCGGAACGGCGGGTGCTCCTGGATGCGGCCCGGTGA